Below is a window of Paraburkholderia azotifigens DNA.
CCTGGAGGCCCTTGATTTTCAACATTGCCGTAGCCATCAGTGAACCCCCGCGCCCAGATATGCCTCGATCACCTTCGGGTCCTTCTGCACGTCATGCGGCAGCCCTTCGGCGATCACCTTGCCATAGTCGAGCACCGTCATCCGGTTGCACAGACCCATCACCAGTTTCACGTCGTGCTCGATCAGCAGGATCGTCTTGCCGTCCGCACGGATCTTGTCGAGCAGCTTCGTCAGTTCGACCTTCTCCGTCGCGTTCATGCCCGCTGCCGGTTCGTCGAGTGCGAGCAGCTTCGGATCCGTCGCCAGGGCGCGTGCGATTTCCAGACGGCGCTGGTGACCGTACGACAGGTTGCGCGACGTGTAGTCCGCGTACTGCAGCACGCCGACGTATTCGAGCAGTTCCAGCGCGCGTTCCTTGATCTCGCGCTCTTCCTTGCGCTCAGCGGGCGTCTGGAACACGGCGCCCAGCAGACCGTGCTTCGTGCGCACGTGGCGGCCGACCATCACGTTTTCCAGCGCGGTCATGCCGCCGAACAGACGGATGTTCTGGAACGTACGCGCGATACCCGCCTTCGCCACCTGATAGACAGCGGTCGGCGTGTACGGCGTGCCGTCGAGCTTGAACTCGCCCGAATCCGGCGTGTAGAGACCAGTAATCACGTTGAAGAACGTTGTCTTGCCGGCGCCGTTCGGGCCGATCAGACCGTAAATCGTGCCTTCCTCGATCTGAAGGCCGACATCCGACAATGCCTGCAGACCGCCGAAGCGCTTGTTCACGCCCTTCACGGACAGACGGATTTGTTTGTCGCTCATGTTGTGTGCCTCTCTGTCCGTTTAAGCACGCACCGGCTTCTTGCCGTTGCGCTTCGCAATCTTCGCGATCTTGTCTTCGTGCTTCGGCGACGGCCACAGGCCTTCCGAGCGGTACAGCATGATCAGCACCATCGCGAGTGCGTAGACGAGCTGACGGATCACTTCCGTGTCGACGACTTCGTGACCGAAGATCAGGTGTTGCAGCGGACCCATCGTCGAGCGCAGGAATTCCGGCAGCACGGCGAGCAGCACCGCGCCGAGAATCACGCCCGGAATGTGGCCCATGCCGCCCAGCACCACGGCCGCTAGCACGACGATCGATTCCGGCAGCGTGAACGATTCCGGCGACACGAAGCCCTGGAACATGCCGAACATCGAGCCCGACAGGCCGCCAAACGACGCGCCCATCGCGAACGCGAGCAGCTTCACGTCACGGGTGTTGATGCCCATCGCCTTCGCGGCAATTTCGTCTTCGCGGATGGCGGCCCATGCGCGGCCGATGCGCGAGTGCTGCAGACGCGTACACACCCAGATCACGAACAGCGCGCACAGCACGAACACGTAGTAGTACGCGTACACCGACGGGAACTGGAAGCCGAACAGCGAGTGCGTCTGCGCGAGGCTGAAGTCGCCGACGTGGATCGGGTCGATGCCCGTGATGCCCTTCGGACCGTTGGTGATGTTGGCCGGACGATCGAGGTTGTTCAGGAAGATCCGGACGATTTCCCCGAAGCCCAACGTCACAATGGCAAGGTAGTCGCCACGCAGACGCAGCGTCGGCGCACCGAGAATCACACCGAAGAACGCAGCGACCGCCATTGCGCACGGCACGATGATCCAGAACGGCACGTGCAGCCCGCCCGGCGCGAGATGCGCGATCCATTCGAATTGCGAAGACAGGTGCGGCGAACTCAACAATGCGGCCGTGTACGCGCCCACCGCGTAGAACGCGATGTAGCCCAGATCAAGCAGGCCAGCGAAGCCGACCACTACGTTGAGACCTAGCGCGAGCATCACATACAGCATCGCGAAGTCGAGCACGCGGACCCAGTAGTTGCCGCCGGCGGTGCCGATGATGAAGGGCGCGGCGATCACGAACACGGCGGTGATGATGCCCACCACCAGCGTCTTCGTCATATTCCGTTCAGGGATGAGCGTCGTGGACGGCTCGATCGGTTGAATTGAGGTCATTGTGTTTGCTCCTTTCCCTTACGCACGATCCGCGACACGTTCGCCCAGCAGGCCCGACGGACGGAACACCAGCACGATGATCAGCACAATGAACGCGAACACGTCCTGATAGTTACTGCCGAACACGCCTCCCGTGAGGTTGCCGATGTAGCCGGCACCCAGCTGTTCGATCAGACCGAGAATCACGCCGCCGACCATTGCGCCCCCGAGGTTGCCGATACCGCCGAGCACCGCCGCCGTAAATGCCTTCAGGCCAGGGATGAAGCCCATGTAGAAGTGCGCGTTGCCGTATTCCGACGCGATCATCACGCCTGCGAGCGCGGCGAGCGCCGAGCCGATCATGAAGGTCGCCGAGATCACGAAGTTCGGGTTCACGCCCATCAGCGAGGCGACGCCCGGGTTCTCGGCGATCGCGCGCATCGCGCGGCCGAGCTTCGTCCTGTGCACGAGGAGCAGCAGGCCCGCCATCACGAGGAACGCGACGACGATGATCACGATTTCAGTCATCGAGATCACGGCGCCCGGCGTGGTGTCCGTAGCCTTGATCACGTTGAGGGGATCGGTGGGCAGCAGCTGCGGGAACGGCAGCGGGTTGCGCGACCAGATCATCATCGCGAGCGTCTGCAGCAGGATCGACACGCCGATCGCGGTGATCAGCGGGGCGAGACGGGGTGCCTTGCGCAACGGCCGGTAAGCGACGCGCTCGATCGTATAGCCGACCACCGCACACACGATGGCGGCGATCACCAGTGCGATGCACAGCGTCGGCACATTGCCGAGACCAGGGAAGTGGTTCTGCAACACACCGATGGCCGAGAGCGCGACCATCGCGCCCACCATCAGCACGTCGCCGTGCGCGAAGTTGATGATGCCGAGAATGCCGTACACCATCGTGTAGCCCAGTGCGATGATGGCGTAGACACTACCAAGCACCAGTCCGTTGATCACCTGCTGGATGAAAATATCCATTTAATGCTCCTTGGCCCGTGCGACTGGATTCACGCTCGTCATCTGCCGGTTGGCGCTGATGATTCACGCAAATCGCAACGGCACTGCGGGTACTGATATAAAAGACCGGTAAGGGTTATCTTCATCGACCGCTCGTGGCCGCTGGATTGCAGCGGCCCGCGCGCTCGACGCGGATGCAAAAACGGCACCGTCGGATGGTCCGGTGCCGTCAGGCTGTACGTCCCGTCATTACATCTTCACGACGTCGAGGACCGCTTTCTTGCCGTCCTTGAAGTCGTAAAGCGTAATAGCGCCTTCTTTCAGGTCGCCCTTGTCGTCGAATGCGATGTGGCCGATCACACCTGTGTAATCGGTCGAAGGCATCGCAGCGAGCACCTTGGGCGGCTCAATCGAATTGGCGCGCTTCATTGCATCGACGATCACGTATACAGCGTCATACGTGAACGGCGCGTAAATCTGCACCGGCGTGTGGAAGCGTGCGTCGTACTTCTTTTCGAAGTCCGCTCCCCTTTCCATCTTCGAAAGCGCAAGGCCTGCTTCCGAACACACGAGGTTCTGGACAGCACTGCCTGCCAGTTCCCCTACCTTGTCGGTGCACACGCCGTCGCCGCCAAGGATTTTTGCCCTGATTCCGAGCGCGGCTGCCTGTTTTGTGAACGGCCCGCCCGTTGCATCCATGCCGCCGAACATGATGGCGTCCGGCTGGGCACTTTTGATCTTTGTGAGGATGGCCCGGAAATCCGTGGCCCGGTCATTGGTCGCCTCGCGCGCAACGATCTTTGCGCCGCCCGCTTCCGCCGTCTTCGCGAATTCGTCTGCAAGACCCTTGCCATAGGCAGTCGCGTCATCGACGACGGCGATCCGTTTCGCGCCGAGTGCTTTCGTCGCGTAGTTCGCCAGTGCCGGGCCCTGCTGCGCATCGGTCGCGACGACCCGGTAGGTCGTCTTGAAGCCCTGCTGCGTGTAGGCCGGGTTCGTCGACGACGGCGAGATCTGCACAATGCCCGCGTCGCTATATATCTTCGAGGCCGGAATCGATACACCCGAATTCAAATGCCCGACGACAGCCACCACCCGATCGTCCACCAGCTTCTGCGCGACTTGCGTGCCCGTTTTCGGATCGCCCGCATCGTCCTGCGCGTCGAGTTGCAGCTGGATCTTGCGGCCGTCGATGGTCAACCCCTGCGCGTTGATCTCTTCAATAGCGAGACGCGCCCCGTTTTCATTATCCTTCCCCAGATGTGCAATGCCGCCCGTCAATGGGGCCGCATGACCGATCTTGACGACAGTCACTTCGCTTGCAGGCGCCGCCGACGCTGCCGTTGCAGCCGACGCGCTCTTGTCCGCTTCGCCATCGTTCTTTTTGCTGCACGCGGTCATCGCAACCGCGGCCGCGATGGTCACGGCACAAGCAAACTTGACTCGCATTAAATAGGTCTCCTGCGCCTTGCAAAATCTGGCGTTTCAAGGCGCTCAAGCCCTGAGAACGCGCGCATTGTAACTCCAATTCTGCGACGGGCAATATTGTTGAATGCGCAGGGTTTTCCTGCATTGCAACCGCTTTCCGAGCCCATTAGCGCGTCTATGTTGCAACCTGGTTGCGCCAGATTTTCGTGCATCAGTTGCACCATCAACGATATCGCGCAACACCAGTTGTTGCAGCAATTTCCGCCTCAGCCCGATGCTGCGGACTTCGGCACATTAGCCCGTCTCAATAATGCGCCGGACCGTGAACGCACCGATTTTGTGCGATGAAACGGCAAAGCCGGAGATCGTCTGATGAAAAACGGGGCTAGATCGCTCATTCGAAGCCAAATTACGCCCCGAAAATCAAAAAGAATGTTCGCCTCGACACGCTGACTTTCTAGTTTTTATGTGATGCGGCACCATTTTTCGGATGATTTTCGCCCTTTCGCGGCAATAAAAAAGCGCGCCCGCGGCGTAATGCCGTTCAGTTAAGCACTGAACGGCATTTTTGCTTTTGATGCGGGAAGGTGTTGTAAACGAAGCGCCGAGCTGTTAACTTTTCGGCGCGATGCTCTCCAGTCACCTGACCTTCCTGCTCGAAGCGCAACAGCCGGCCGACATGAGCCGGCTGGCTGAGCATCTGCCCTACGAGTGGATCGAGCGCGCGGTGCAGGCCACAGGCGCAGCGAGTATCCGGCGCCGGCGCCTGCCTGCTGAGCAGGTGGTCTGGCTGGTGATCGCACTGGCAATGTACCGTCACTGGTCGATCAGTGAGGTGCTCGACGGTCTCGATCTGGCCTTGCCCAACCAGGCCGCGCCGTTTGTCAGCAAGAGCGCGGCGGCGCAGGCACGCCAACGCATCGGCGAGGCACCGATGGCGTGGCTGTTTGAGCAGACAGCACGGGCCTGGACGACTCAGGACGCGGCTCATCATGCGTTCAAGGGGTTAAGTCTATGGGCGATGGACGGCACCACGCTACGCACGCCCGACAGCCCGGCCAACCGTGAGCACTTTGGTGCGCAGGGTTATGCCAGTGGCAAGGTGGCCAGTTATCCGCAGGTGCGCGCCGTGACGCTCACCGCGATTCCGACCCATCTGGTCGCGGGTATCAATTTCGGTCGCTACGACACCAACGAAATGGTGTACGCCAAAAGCCTGCTGCCGCAGATCCCGGAAGACTCGCTGACGGTGTTCGACAAGGGCTTTCTGGCTGCAGAAATCCTGTGTGGCCTGACGATGAACGCGCGCAATCGCCACTTCCTGATTCCAGCCAAAGCCAATACCTGTTGGGAAGTCATCTCCGGTACCGCTGACGATGCGACGGTGCGCATGCGCGTCTCGCCGCAGGCCCGCAAGAAGTGTCCGGCTTTGCCCGAATTCTGGAATGCGCGGGCGATCCGGACCATCGACGCGCGCGGACGTGAGCGCGTGCTGCTGACTTCGCTGGGGGATCGCCGACGCTTCAAACCTGCCGATATCGTTGCCTGCTACGAGCGCCGCTGGCAGATCGAAACCAGTTACGGAGAACTCAAGCAATCGATGCTGGGTTCGGAGTTGACCTTGCGCAGCCGCACCGTCGAAGGGGTGTATCAGGAGATCTGGGGCGCGTTGATCGCCTACAACCTGGTTCGCCGCGAGATCGCCTGCGCCGCATGGGAAGCGAAACTCGCGCCGACCGATATCAGCTTCGTGCGAGCCCTCCATACGATCCAGCACGAAATG
It encodes the following:
- a CDS encoding branched-chain amino acid ABC transporter permease: MDIFIQQVINGLVLGSVYAIIALGYTMVYGILGIINFAHGDVLMVGAMVALSAIGVLQNHFPGLGNVPTLCIALVIAAIVCAVVGYTIERVAYRPLRKAPRLAPLITAIGVSILLQTLAMMIWSRNPLPFPQLLPTDPLNVIKATDTTPGAVISMTEIVIIVVAFLVMAGLLLLVHRTKLGRAMRAIAENPGVASLMGVNPNFVISATFMIGSALAALAGVMIASEYGNAHFYMGFIPGLKAFTAAVLGGIGNLGGAMVGGVILGLIEQLGAGYIGNLTGGVFGSNYQDVFAFIVLIIVLVFRPSGLLGERVADRA
- a CDS encoding branched-chain amino acid ABC transporter substrate-binding protein; this translates as MRVKFACAVTIAAAVAMTACSKKNDGEADKSASAATAASAAPASEVTVVKIGHAAPLTGGIAHLGKDNENGARLAIEEINAQGLTIDGRKIQLQLDAQDDAGDPKTGTQVAQKLVDDRVVAVVGHLNSGVSIPASKIYSDAGIVQISPSSTNPAYTQQGFKTTYRVVATDAQQGPALANYATKALGAKRIAVVDDATAYGKGLADEFAKTAEAGGAKIVAREATNDRATDFRAILTKIKSAQPDAIMFGGMDATGGPFTKQAAALGIRAKILGGDGVCTDKVGELAGSAVQNLVCSEAGLALSKMERGADFEKKYDARFHTPVQIYAPFTYDAVYVIVDAMKRANSIEPPKVLAAMPSTDYTGVIGHIAFDDKGDLKEGAITLYDFKDGKKAVLDVVKM
- a CDS encoding ABC transporter ATP-binding protein, which codes for MSDKQIRLSVKGVNKRFGGLQALSDVGLQIEEGTIYGLIGPNGAGKTTFFNVITGLYTPDSGEFKLDGTPYTPTAVYQVAKAGIARTFQNIRLFGGMTALENVMVGRHVRTKHGLLGAVFQTPAERKEEREIKERALELLEYVGVLQYADYTSRNLSYGHQRRLEIARALATDPKLLALDEPAAGMNATEKVELTKLLDKIRADGKTILLIEHDVKLVMGLCNRMTVLDYGKVIAEGLPHDVQKDPKVIEAYLGAGVH
- a CDS encoding ABC transporter permease subunit; the encoded protein is MTSIQPIEPSTTLIPERNMTKTLVVGIITAVFVIAAPFIIGTAGGNYWVRVLDFAMLYVMLALGLNVVVGFAGLLDLGYIAFYAVGAYTAALLSSPHLSSQFEWIAHLAPGGLHVPFWIIVPCAMAVAAFFGVILGAPTLRLRGDYLAIVTLGFGEIVRIFLNNLDRPANITNGPKGITGIDPIHVGDFSLAQTHSLFGFQFPSVYAYYYVFVLCALFVIWVCTRLQHSRIGRAWAAIREDEIAAKAMGINTRDVKLLAFAMGASFGGLSGSMFGMFQGFVSPESFTLPESIVVLAAVVLGGMGHIPGVILGAVLLAVLPEFLRSTMGPLQHLIFGHEVVDTEVIRQLVYALAMVLIMLYRSEGLWPSPKHEDKIAKIAKRNGKKPVRA
- a CDS encoding IS4 family transposase, which gives rise to MLSSHLTFLLEAQQPADMSRLAEHLPYEWIERAVQATGAASIRRRRLPAEQVVWLVIALAMYRHWSISEVLDGLDLALPNQAAPFVSKSAAAQARQRIGEAPMAWLFEQTARAWTTQDAAHHAFKGLSLWAMDGTTLRTPDSPANREHFGAQGYASGKVASYPQVRAVTLTAIPTHLVAGINFGRYDTNEMVYAKSLLPQIPEDSLTVFDKGFLAAEILCGLTMNARNRHFLIPAKANTCWEVISGTADDATVRMRVSPQARKKCPALPEFWNARAIRTIDARGRERVLLTSLGDRRRFKPADIVACYERRWQIETSYGELKQSMLGSELTLRSRTVEGVYQEIWGALIAYNLVRREIACAAWEAKLAPTDISFVRALHTIQHEMMWAAVTPAYAKLPACLQRLRERLKSLPNEKRPGRACDRVVKSRPSRYTVRYLRKDLN